A genomic segment from Lignipirellula cremea encodes:
- a CDS encoding class I SAM-dependent methyltransferase, with protein sequence MPVSPPEPGPAPAGSHPCPLCGFASSLFFAEPERRYLRCERCRLVHLDRLQLPSRAEEQEQYDLHENDPADLRYRKFLSRLFKPLQEQLQPHSQGLDVGCGPGPTLSVMFEEAGHTMQVYDPIYANDASVFRKSYDFITASEVLEHLHHPARDLARIWSALNDGGWLGVMTKRVRNAEAFADWHYRADPTHVSFYSRDTFAWLARQWNAQWLLVGDDVALFQKAGHPG encoded by the coding sequence ATGCCTGTTTCCCCTCCCGAACCAGGGCCCGCGCCGGCCGGCTCCCATCCGTGTCCGCTTTGCGGGTTTGCCTCCTCGCTGTTCTTTGCGGAGCCGGAACGCCGGTACCTGCGGTGCGAGCGCTGCCGGCTGGTGCATCTGGACCGCCTGCAGCTGCCGAGCCGGGCGGAGGAGCAGGAGCAGTACGACCTGCATGAGAACGATCCGGCCGACCTGCGCTATCGGAAATTTCTCAGTCGTCTGTTCAAGCCGCTGCAGGAACAACTGCAGCCCCATAGCCAGGGGCTCGACGTCGGTTGCGGACCCGGGCCGACGTTATCGGTCATGTTCGAAGAAGCGGGACACACAATGCAGGTGTATGACCCGATCTACGCGAACGACGCGTCCGTATTCCGGAAGTCTTACGATTTCATCACCGCCAGCGAAGTCCTGGAACACCTGCATCATCCGGCACGGGATCTGGCGCGGATCTGGTCGGCGCTGAACGACGGCGGCTGGCTGGGCGTGATGACCAAACGCGTGCGGAATGCGGAGGCGTTCGCCGACTGGCATTACCGGGCCGATCCGACCCACGTGAGCTTCTACTCCCGCGACACCTTCGCCTGGCTCGCCCGGCAATGGAACGCGCAGTGGCTGCTGGTCGGGGACGATGTCGCCCTGTTTCAAAAAGCAGGCCATCCCGGGTGA
- a CDS encoding sulfatase family protein, which produces MYYLSWKALAVLAGGLALLALPTIGSAAPKTPNVVVIFCDDLGWGDLGCFGNPTIRTPHLDRMAAEGQKWTQFYVAAPVCTPSRAGLLTGRLPIRNGMTSDKRVVLFPNSGGGLPPEEVTLAELLKQKDYATGIFGKWHLGHLPQFLPTSQGFDTYFGIPYSNDMDRIGGPNYMGEVRKNPDFYPNFADYNVPLLRDEKVIERPADQNTITRRYTEEAVKFIRANKDRPFFVYLPHSMPHIPLFASEESRGKSKRGLYGDVIEEIDGSVGQVLATLRELDLEKNTLVVFTSDNGPWLSFETHGGSAGPLRAGKGTTFEGGQRVPTIFWWPETIEPGVVSELGSTLDMMATFAALTGAALPQDRKLDTYDLSPVLLGKGASPRKEMYYWTRASLHAVRSGPWKLHVKMREPVNYGRATKMEKPELYNVEHDISEAYNVASLHPEIVERLLAMIQDHEADIEPHEDMLAIPLKK; this is translated from the coding sequence ATGTATTACCTTTCCTGGAAGGCCCTGGCCGTGCTGGCGGGCGGGCTCGCGCTGCTGGCGCTGCCGACGATCGGATCGGCCGCGCCGAAAACGCCGAACGTCGTCGTTATTTTCTGCGACGACCTGGGCTGGGGCGATCTGGGCTGCTTTGGCAATCCCACCATTCGCACGCCCCACCTGGACCGCATGGCGGCCGAAGGCCAGAAGTGGACCCAGTTCTATGTGGCGGCTCCCGTTTGCACCCCCAGCCGCGCCGGCCTGCTGACCGGTCGCCTGCCGATCCGTAACGGCATGACCAGCGACAAACGCGTGGTGCTGTTCCCCAACTCGGGCGGCGGACTGCCGCCTGAGGAAGTAACGCTCGCCGAACTGCTCAAGCAGAAAGATTACGCCACGGGGATTTTCGGCAAGTGGCACCTGGGCCATCTGCCGCAGTTTCTTCCCACCTCGCAAGGGTTCGATACGTACTTTGGCATTCCGTACTCCAACGATATGGACCGGATCGGCGGGCCGAACTACATGGGGGAAGTGCGGAAGAATCCTGATTTCTATCCGAATTTCGCCGACTATAATGTCCCCCTGCTGCGTGATGAGAAAGTCATCGAGCGGCCGGCCGACCAGAACACGATCACCCGGCGATACACCGAGGAAGCGGTGAAGTTCATCCGGGCCAACAAGGATCGTCCCTTCTTCGTCTACCTGCCGCACTCCATGCCCCACATCCCGCTGTTCGCTTCCGAGGAGTCCCGCGGAAAATCGAAACGCGGACTCTACGGCGACGTGATCGAAGAAATCGACGGCAGCGTCGGACAGGTGCTCGCCACGCTCCGCGAGCTGGATCTGGAGAAGAACACGCTGGTCGTGTTCACCTCCGACAACGGCCCCTGGCTGAGCTTCGAAACCCACGGCGGATCGGCCGGTCCGCTACGGGCCGGTAAAGGCACCACCTTCGAAGGCGGCCAGCGCGTGCCGACGATCTTCTGGTGGCCCGAAACGATCGAGCCGGGCGTTGTCTCCGAACTGGGCTCCACGCTGGACATGATGGCGACCTTCGCCGCCCTGACCGGCGCCGCTTTGCCGCAGGACCGCAAACTGGACACCTACGATCTGTCGCCCGTGCTGCTGGGAAAAGGAGCCAGTCCCCGTAAAGAGATGTACTACTGGACGCGCGCTTCCCTGCACGCAGTGCGGTCCGGGCCGTGGAAGCTGCACGTAAAAATGCGCGAGCCCGTGAACTACGGACGCGCGACCAAGATGGAAAAACCAGAGCTGTACAACGTGGAACACGATATCTCCGAAGCCTACAACGTGGCCAGTCTGCACCCCGAGATCGTCGAGCGGCTGCTGGCGATGATTCAGGATCACGAAGCCGACATCGAACCGCACGAAGACATGCTGGCAATTCCGCTGAAAAAGTAG
- a CDS encoding HD domain-containing protein: MPSSVQTAREFALAAHGSQPYGQHPYVYHLDAVAELLAPFGEQAQVAAYLHDTVEDTATTLEEIAARFGRPMADCVAILTDEQGETRSVRKAKTNAKLAATSNTLALTVKAADRLANLLECHSGACDKLEMYRQEQEAFRKSAWRDGLCDDLWQRIDGIFHQGQ; the protein is encoded by the coding sequence ATGCCATCTTCAGTACAAACGGCCCGCGAATTCGCCCTCGCTGCGCACGGCAGTCAACCTTATGGTCAGCATCCTTATGTTTACCATCTGGACGCGGTGGCTGAACTTCTCGCCCCTTTTGGCGAGCAGGCGCAAGTGGCGGCTTACCTGCATGACACGGTGGAAGATACGGCGACCACCCTGGAGGAGATCGCCGCCCGGTTCGGTCGCCCGATGGCGGATTGTGTGGCAATCCTGACGGACGAGCAGGGCGAAACCCGGTCAGTCCGCAAAGCCAAGACCAATGCAAAACTGGCGGCTACCTCCAATACCCTGGCGCTAACGGTCAAGGCGGCGGACCGCCTGGCCAACCTGCTGGAGTGTCACAGCGGCGCCTGCGATAAACTCGAAATGTACCGTCAGGAACAGGAGGCTTTTCGAAAGTCGGCCTGGCGCGACGGGCTCTGCGACGACCTGTGGCAGCGGATCGACGGGATCTTTCACCAAGGGCAATAG
- a CDS encoding Kelch repeat-containing protein: protein MIRAIRLMTFACSLLAVFTLLGVAIACGAETERGDSPLAKLAASMPPGSWAELQTEMPEGLWRSPLVDGGRNNGGSGGLHIAGWTDDAHWDSKTGQFLYMGLRQTRQFIAYSEEKNAWRVIELDRDSDNPCFLSRFGHIYSSNGFDPQRSRFYHRYNSYSNEKKGVDLTGGVSYFDTTTEKWTKLPPIPADSTFTGMAIEYFSALDGVLILGPQAWFFSNARQKWEPLGPCPVDGYHSLVRHNPFRNEVLMAGGNHNRRTVARLKADGTIERLKDFPTDLGVQSDKITIDPATGRYLIQAGNKNEPKQLYEFDSDQNTYRIVDAFTAGWPFTRYDMPVCAFIPEYNVSMWADSRGMFLYRHASLEQSP, encoded by the coding sequence ATGATACGTGCGATTCGACTAATGACATTTGCCTGTTCTTTGCTGGCAGTGTTCACGCTCCTGGGAGTTGCGATCGCCTGCGGGGCGGAAACGGAACGCGGCGATTCGCCGCTGGCGAAGCTGGCCGCCTCCATGCCGCCTGGCTCCTGGGCGGAGCTGCAGACGGAAATGCCGGAGGGGCTGTGGCGATCTCCGCTGGTCGACGGCGGACGCAACAACGGCGGTTCCGGCGGCCTGCATATCGCCGGCTGGACCGACGACGCACACTGGGACAGCAAGACGGGGCAGTTTCTCTATATGGGCCTGCGGCAGACCCGTCAGTTTATCGCCTACTCTGAAGAGAAAAACGCCTGGCGAGTGATCGAACTCGACCGCGACAGCGACAACCCGTGCTTTCTGTCCCGTTTCGGCCATATCTATAGTAGTAACGGTTTCGATCCCCAGCGCAGTCGTTTCTATCATCGTTACAACAGCTACAGCAACGAGAAGAAAGGTGTCGATCTAACCGGCGGCGTTTCTTACTTTGACACGACGACCGAGAAATGGACCAAACTGCCGCCGATCCCCGCCGACAGCACTTTCACCGGCATGGCGATCGAGTATTTCAGCGCTCTGGACGGCGTCCTGATCCTCGGACCGCAGGCCTGGTTCTTCAGCAACGCACGTCAAAAGTGGGAGCCTCTCGGGCCCTGTCCGGTCGACGGCTATCACAGCCTGGTTCGCCATAATCCGTTTCGCAACGAGGTGCTGATGGCGGGCGGCAATCATAACCGCCGCACTGTCGCTCGGCTGAAGGCGGATGGTACGATCGAACGATTGAAAGACTTCCCGACCGATCTCGGCGTGCAAAGCGACAAGATCACCATTGACCCCGCAACAGGCAGGTATCTGATCCAGGCAGGGAACAAGAACGAGCCCAAGCAGCTGTACGAATTCGACAGCGATCAGAACACGTATCGCATCGTCGACGCCTTCACTGCGGGCTGGCCGTTCACGCGTTACGACATGCCTGTGTGCGCTTTCATTCCGGAGTACAACGTCAGCATGTGGGCCGACTCCCGGGGAATGTTTCTCTACAGGCATGCCTCGCTCGAACAGAGCCCCTGA
- a CDS encoding peptide chain release factor 3, with protein sequence MTDIDPSVYREVQRRRTFAIISHPDAGKTTLTEKLLLFGGCIEVAGAVRGRKSQKAATSDWLELEKQRGISVSSTVLTFEYDDVCVNLLDTPGHHDFSEDTYRTLMAADCAVMVLDLAKGIEAQTEKLFRVCALRQIPVITFVNKVDRPGIEPLELLGEIESKLGIEPIPQNWPIGFGPDFRGLVEIRSRRAFLFDDRDGDRRITGRETSLAGLTGEGVPPELATQAAEEVELLESVSQLDMQAFAAGKASPVFFGSALTNWGVEHFLRGFLALCPPPGNRNSDLGPIPAARSAFAGFVFKIQANLDPRHRDRVAFLRVCAGRFEREMEVLHPRTGKRLRLPRAHRVFGQDRETMDEAYPGDIIGLVNPGEFRLGDTLCVGAPFEYEPLPQFSPEMFAVLRCPDTSRRKQFERGLTQLLEEGAIQVFADPQRARREPILGAVGVLQLDVVKFRMESEYGAQTSVNWLPYKLARWVGDVPNGGKELRLAYGARLVQDQWGQPVVLFQSTWDANYAAGENPTARFSAIRIPPAPATSTGKKN encoded by the coding sequence ATGACGGATATTGATCCCAGTGTTTACCGCGAAGTGCAGCGACGTCGCACGTTCGCCATCATCTCGCATCCCGACGCGGGCAAAACGACGCTGACTGAGAAGCTCCTGCTGTTCGGCGGATGCATCGAAGTGGCGGGAGCCGTCCGCGGACGCAAGTCGCAAAAGGCCGCGACGTCTGACTGGCTGGAACTGGAAAAGCAGCGCGGCATTTCGGTCAGCTCCACGGTGCTGACCTTTGAATACGACGACGTCTGCGTGAACTTGCTGGACACGCCCGGTCACCATGACTTCAGCGAAGACACGTACCGCACGCTCATGGCCGCGGACTGCGCCGTGATGGTGCTCGACCTGGCCAAAGGGATCGAGGCCCAGACGGAAAAGTTGTTCCGCGTGTGCGCCTTGCGGCAGATCCCCGTAATTACCTTCGTCAATAAAGTCGATCGTCCCGGCATCGAGCCGCTGGAATTGCTGGGAGAGATCGAATCAAAGCTGGGAATTGAGCCGATCCCGCAGAACTGGCCGATCGGCTTCGGACCCGATTTTCGCGGCCTGGTGGAGATCCGTTCCAGGCGGGCCTTTCTGTTTGACGATCGGGACGGAGACCGCCGTATCACGGGTCGTGAAACAAGCCTGGCGGGGCTGACCGGGGAGGGCGTGCCGCCGGAACTGGCGACGCAGGCGGCGGAAGAGGTGGAGCTGCTGGAATCGGTAAGCCAGCTGGACATGCAGGCGTTCGCCGCCGGCAAGGCGTCCCCTGTCTTCTTTGGAAGCGCCTTGACGAACTGGGGCGTGGAACACTTCCTGCGTGGATTCCTGGCCCTGTGCCCTCCGCCCGGCAACCGCAACAGCGATCTCGGGCCCATTCCGGCGGCCCGGTCGGCCTTTGCCGGGTTTGTCTTCAAGATCCAGGCGAATCTCGATCCGCGTCATCGCGACCGCGTGGCGTTCCTGCGCGTCTGCGCCGGGCGGTTCGAACGTGAGATGGAAGTCCTGCATCCACGCACCGGCAAACGCTTGCGCTTGCCCCGCGCCCATCGGGTGTTCGGTCAGGATCGGGAAACGATGGACGAAGCCTATCCGGGCGACATTATCGGCCTGGTAAACCCGGGCGAATTTCGCCTGGGAGATACACTGTGTGTGGGAGCGCCCTTCGAATACGAGCCGCTGCCGCAGTTTTCGCCGGAGATGTTCGCGGTCCTCCGCTGCCCCGACACGTCCCGCCGGAAGCAGTTTGAACGCGGCCTGACGCAGCTGTTGGAAGAAGGAGCGATCCAGGTGTTTGCGGATCCGCAGCGCGCCCGTCGCGAGCCGATCCTGGGAGCGGTTGGCGTCCTGCAGCTCGACGTCGTCAAGTTCCGTATGGAAAGTGAATACGGAGCACAAACGTCCGTCAACTGGTTGCCGTACAAGCTGGCTCGCTGGGTCGGCGACGTTCCCAATGGCGGCAAGGAACTGCGTCTGGCCTATGGCGCCCGACTGGTTCAGGACCAATGGGGCCAGCCCGTCGTGCTGTTCCAGTCGACCTGGGACGCCAATTATGCGGCAGGGGAAAATCCCACCGCCCGGTTCTCGGCGATTCGCATTCCGCCGGCGCCGGCGACCTCAACGGGGAAGAAGAATTGA